The Nocardioides salarius genome includes a region encoding these proteins:
- a CDS encoding GroES family chaperonin gives MSEKTPIKMLHDRVLVELDAEAGERRSSGGIVIPATAAMGAQRLAWARVVGVGPQARAVEVGDRVLFGPEDKAEVEVHGETYVVMRERDVHAVAAERVGDQATGLYL, from the coding sequence ATGAGCGAGAAGACCCCCATCAAGATGCTGCACGACCGGGTGCTGGTCGAGCTCGACGCCGAGGCCGGCGAGCGCCGCTCCTCGGGCGGCATCGTCATCCCCGCCACCGCCGCGATGGGCGCCCAGCGCCTGGCGTGGGCGCGCGTCGTCGGGGTGGGCCCCCAGGCCCGTGCCGTCGAGGTCGGTGACCGGGTCCTCTTCGGTCCCGAGGACAAGGCCGAGGTCGAGGTGCACGGCGAGACCTACGTGGTGATGCGCGAGCGCGACGTGCACGCCGTGGCCGCCGAGCGGGTGGGCGACCAGGCCACCGGCCTCTACCTGTGA
- a CDS encoding DUF3618 domain-containing protein, whose product MTTDPSALEREIEETRERLAGTIDQLLHRASPKTIVGREIWSIKAHYVDPQTGEPRTDNILKTVGAVVGVVAAFVVVRKITS is encoded by the coding sequence GTGACCACGGACCCCAGCGCCCTCGAGCGTGAGATCGAGGAGACCCGCGAGCGACTGGCGGGCACCATCGACCAGCTGCTGCACCGCGCGAGCCCCAAGACGATCGTCGGCCGCGAGATCTGGAGCATCAAGGCCCACTACGTCGACCCGCAGACCGGTGAGCCGCGCACCGACAACATCCTCAAGACCGTCGGTGCCGTGGTCGGCGTCGTCGCCGCGTTCGTCGTGGTCCGCAAGATCACGTCCTGA
- a CDS encoding energy-coupling factor ABC transporter ATP-binding protein encodes MSPGHEEPPVLDVRGLAYAYPDGHQALYGVDLQVHRGERVALLGPNGAGKTTLVLHLNGIHTAGAGSVSVSGLPVGKEHLQEVRRRVGIVFQDPDDQLFMGSVRADVAFGPHNLGLRGAALEARVMTALEQVGMAAYADRPPHHLSFGQRRRVAVATVLAMEPEVLVLDEPSSNLDPASRRELADVLRSLDVTVLMVTHDLPYALELCPRSVVLHDGQVVADGATYDVLTDDALMRAHRLELPFGFDPRTVGAPPAASRGGHGGGPGVDSVTT; translated from the coding sequence GTGAGCCCGGGCCACGAGGAGCCGCCCGTCCTCGACGTGCGCGGGCTCGCCTACGCCTACCCCGACGGCCACCAGGCGCTCTACGGCGTCGACCTGCAGGTGCACCGCGGCGAGCGGGTGGCGCTGCTGGGGCCCAACGGGGCGGGCAAGACCACGCTGGTGCTGCACCTCAACGGCATCCACACCGCCGGGGCCGGCTCGGTCAGCGTCAGCGGCCTGCCGGTCGGCAAGGAGCACCTGCAGGAGGTGCGCCGCCGGGTCGGGATCGTCTTCCAGGACCCCGACGACCAGCTGTTCATGGGCAGCGTCCGCGCCGACGTCGCGTTCGGCCCGCACAACCTCGGCCTGCGCGGTGCGGCGCTCGAGGCCCGGGTGATGACCGCGCTCGAGCAGGTCGGGATGGCGGCGTACGCCGACCGGCCGCCGCACCACCTCTCCTTCGGCCAGCGTCGGCGCGTGGCGGTGGCCACCGTGCTGGCGATGGAGCCCGAGGTGCTGGTGCTCGACGAGCCGTCCTCGAACCTCGACCCGGCCTCGCGCCGCGAGCTGGCCGACGTGCTGCGCTCGCTCGACGTGACGGTGCTGATGGTCACCCACGACCTGCCCTACGCGCTCGAGCTGTGCCCGCGCTCGGTGGTGCTGCACGACGGCCAGGTGGTCGCCGACGGCGCCACCTACGACGTGCTCACCGACGACGCGCTGATGCGGGCCCACCGCCTCGAGCTGCCCTTCGGCTTCGACCCCCGCACGGTCGGTGCGCCGCCCGCCGCCTCCCGGGGTGGTCACGGCGGCGGGCCCGGGGTTGATAGCGTGACGACGTGA
- the cbiQ gene encoding cobalt ECF transporter T component CbiQ codes for MGAGHGHRLHYHGHSPLHRAPAHLKLLGLLGFMLVVVATPDHWFAAFGAYLLVLLAVVALSQVPPTYLLKRMVVEVPFVVFALVLPFVAYGEQVEVLGLSLSRPGLLAAFGILATATLGVLASLTLAATTEPQALLAGLQRLRVPSLLVQIMAFMVRYLDVVTGEMQRMRVARESRGFSARDPRQWPVIARSTGALFIRSYERGERVHLAMLSRGYTGTMPEQGAHR; via the coding sequence GTGGGCGCCGGGCACGGGCACCGCCTGCACTACCACGGGCACTCGCCGCTGCACCGCGCCCCGGCGCACCTGAAGCTGTTGGGCCTGCTGGGCTTCATGCTGGTCGTCGTGGCCACCCCCGACCACTGGTTCGCCGCCTTCGGCGCCTACCTGCTCGTGCTCCTCGCGGTCGTGGCGCTCTCGCAGGTGCCGCCCACCTACCTGCTCAAGCGGATGGTCGTCGAGGTGCCGTTCGTGGTCTTCGCACTGGTGCTGCCCTTCGTGGCCTACGGCGAGCAGGTCGAGGTCCTGGGGCTCTCGCTGAGCCGCCCCGGGCTGCTGGCCGCCTTCGGGATCCTCGCCACCGCCACCCTGGGCGTGCTGGCCTCGCTGACCCTGGCCGCCACCACCGAGCCGCAGGCGCTGCTCGCCGGCCTGCAGCGGCTGCGGGTGCCGAGCCTGCTGGTGCAGATCATGGCGTTCATGGTGCGCTACCTCGACGTGGTCACCGGCGAGATGCAGCGGATGCGGGTCGCGCGCGAGTCGCGCGGCTTCAGCGCCCGCGACCCGCGCCAGTGGCCGGTCATCGCCCGCTCCACCGGTGCGCTGTTCATCCGCTCCTACGAGCGCGGCGAGCGGGTGCACCTCGCGATGCTCTCGCGCGGCTACACCGGCACCATGCCGGAGCAGGGGGCGCACCGGTGA
- a CDS encoding PDGLE domain-containing protein, translating to MSTRAVVVGVLLVSLLLAGVVSLYAASTPDGLTKVSQEQGFADTETEHGAADGPFAGYDAGFLDGDLGGAVAGVAGVLVVLVLGTALTAVVRRRPGADEPRG from the coding sequence GTGAGCACCCGCGCCGTCGTCGTCGGCGTCCTGCTGGTCTCGCTGCTGCTGGCCGGGGTCGTGAGCCTCTACGCCGCCTCCACCCCCGACGGGCTCACCAAGGTCTCGCAGGAGCAGGGCTTCGCCGACACCGAGACCGAGCACGGCGCGGCCGACGGCCCGTTCGCCGGCTACGACGCCGGGTTCCTCGACGGCGACCTGGGCGGCGCCGTCGCCGGGGTCGCCGGGGTGCTGGTGGTCCTGGTGCTGGGCACCGCCCTCACCGCCGTCGTACGCCGCCGCCCCGGCGCCGACGAACCGCGGGGCTGA